From the genome of Candidatus Defluviilinea proxima:
AGATGTGAGGCCTGTTGTCTTGGAAAGTTCGGAAGGTGTGGCAACCCCTTTGAAGAAAAGGAACCGAAGACATTCCATATCGGTGACGTTGAGTCCCGCCCATTCGCTCATGGCGTTCCGGAAGTGGGTGAGATTCACTCCGTAATCCCTCACAGCCATCAAAGCTCGTTTTTTCAGTTCTGTTTTTGTTGAGTTGGTCATAGAAATTTACCCTTGACATTATCTTGATTATAAAGTATCTTTATTATATAACTAAATTCGTTTCGACGCAAGGGTTCAACACAACCCAAAATCAGATAAGGAGATTATCATGAGTCCCAAGAAGGATACGAAGAAGTCCGCCACAACCAGTAAGAAGTACGCGGGATTATCGGCTGAAGAAATAGCAGCCATGAAGGAAACCCTCAAAGAGAGGAAGGCGGCTGCGAGCAAGGAAGAGTCGGAAAAGATCGCACTCGCAGCGATTTCCGCGATGAAAGAACCAGATCGCTCCATGGCAAAACGCATCCATGAGATCATCAAGGAAAACGCGCCCGTCCTCTCGGCGAAAACCTGGTATGGGATGCCTGCGTATGCTAATAACGAAGGCAAGATCGTCTGTTTCTTTCAGACCGCGCAGAAGTTTAACTATAGGTACGCGACGCTCGGCTTCCAAGATGTGGCGAACATTGATGAAGGTGACATGTGGCCCGTTGCTTTCGCTTTGAAGGGATTGAACGCTGCCGACGAGAAAAAGATCATCGCACTCGTAAAAAAAGCGATAAGTTAAGATTTGCCATAAGTACAAACCTGTGACAGGCAGTATTCCGTAATGAGAAACGAGAAACTATAATGAGCTGGGAAACCTTGGAAAAGCAGGACCCTGAGCTTGCGGCATTTGGAAGTGAACGATTGAATGGTAAAGTTGCCTATTTGGCAACGATTCGTAAGGACGGGGCGCCGCGGGTGCATCCAATGACACCAATCATTGGCGAAGGTCATTTGTTTGTATTCATGGAACCGACCTCGCCGAAAGGGCGTGACCTTCAGCGAGATGGACGTTATGCGATCCATTGCGCAGTTAACGACACAAGTGGTGCTAGTGGTGAGTTCATTATTACGGGTCAAGCGCGCATGATTGATGCTCCTGAGTTGCGCACCTTGGCAGTCCGATTTGCCAGCTATACACCTGCCGATCGATACATTTTGTTTGAATTCGAAGTTGACGGTGCGGTTTCGACAATCTATCCAGGAGATCAGCCTGTTCGACGAATTTGGAAGCGAGACAACTGAAGAAGCGAAGGTTGTCCCACTTGTAGAGAAAGCAATGAGCTAAAGAGAAGAGAATGTCGATAATTCGTTTTGAATCTAAACCGCTTAAAATCGGCGACTGGACCATTCTTCGGTTGCCCGAGAGCGCAAGCGCAAAACTTCCATCACGTGGTATGACCTTGGTTGAAGGAACCATCAATGGTTTCCGTTCAAAGATCGTGCTTGAACCAGATGGTAAGGGAAGTCACTGGTTTAGTGTTGCCTCTGCTCTACGCGATGTTGGTATAGATGCAAGTGATACGGTAACGATAGTGGTTGAGCCTTCTAAAGAATGGCCAGAACCTGATGTGCCAGCGGATTTAAGTAAGGCACTAAAGTCTGATCCGCAGGCGAAAGCTCTGTGGGGGAAACTCACACCCATGGCGCGCTGGGACTGGCTCCGTTGGATACGTGCCACCAACAACCGGGAGACGCGTAGTCGTCACATCGAGGTGGCATTATCAAAACTCAAGGCAGGCGAACGACGGCCATGCTGTTTTAATCGTAATCTATGCACCGAACCCGAAGTCTCGAAAAATGGAGTGCTCATCGAACCAACGCAAAGGACGAAGTAAAAAGGATCCGAAGAATCTCTTCAATACGCGTTTAGATAGCAAAACAGTTCGTGCTATCGATTTCTACGAAGGCGTATCGGTAGATGAAGCGGCGCTAAAGGAACTCATTCTCGATGCAGTCAGGTTGAACACATCAAAAAAGCGAGCTAAGGACAAATTAATTTCTCTAGGGGATACTAAGGCGAAAACATTGCTGTTTGCCTTGACGAATTAGAAAAAATGTTCTAAAATATTTGTTCCTTTGTCATGGGTGGGTGAAAGCAATTTTGCTTTTACCCACTTGTTACTTTAATGTTCGGCAGAAAATTTAGAGGAGATACTATGCCGCAGGAATATATTGAAATTCATGGTGCATGTGAAAATAATTTGAAGAATGTTTCATTGCGCATCCCCAAACGTAAGATCACAATTTTTACAGGTGTCTCTGGCTCGGGCAAATCGTCCATCGTGTTCGATACGATAGCGACCGAATCACAGCGCCTGCTCAACGAAAACTTCAGCATGTTTGTGCGGAATTTCTTGCCGAAGTATTCACAACCCGAAGCGGATTCTATCGAGAACTTGAGTATGTCCATCGTGGTAGATCAGAAGCGGATGGGCGGCGGTTCACACTCGACCGTGGGCACGATCACCGACATCAACACGATCCTGCGCATGATGTTTTCTCGCATCGGACAACCCCATGTGGGACCCACCAACGTTTTCGGCTTTAACGATCCACAAGGGATGTGCCCGAACTGTAACGGCCTCGGCCGCAAGCTGGATGTGGACATGGATAAGTTCCTGGACAAATCCAAATCGCTGAATGAGGGCGCTATTTTGTTTCCAGAATACAATGTGGATAGTTGGGGCTGGAGCAATGTAATTAATACCGGTTTGTTCGATCCTGATAAGAAAATATCCAAATATTCCCAGAAGGAATTGCACGACCTTTTATACAGCGAACCCATCAAGGTTAAGACCAAGATGGGAGCAAAAGACTTTAACATAACCTACGAAGGCATTATCAACCGCTTCACCAACAAGTACATCAAGCAGGATCTAAAAACCAAGTCCGAGCGGACTCAAAAGTCAGTGGAGCCTTTCATGACGATGGGACCTTGTTCCGAATGCAATGGCGCGCGGTTGAACAAGACCATCCTGAGTTGCAAGATCAACGGGTACAGCATCGCCGACCTGACGAGCATGGAAATCCCTGAATTGATCGAAGTCGTAAAGAAGATCAAAGTGCCCGCAGCCGAACCGATCGTCAAAGCGCTTGTGGAGCGTTTGCAGAACCTTGTGGATATTGGCTTGGAATACCTCAGCCTTGACCGTGAAACGGACACGTTATCAGGTGGAGAGTCTCAGCGCGTAAAAGTCGTTAAGCACCTCGGCAGTAGCCTGAGCGATGTGATCTATATCTTCGATGAGCCGAGCGTGGGGTTGCATCCGCGTGATGTGCATCGTATGAATGAGTTGTTGCAGAAACTGCGTGACAAGGGCAACACGGTCATCGTGGTGGAACATGACCCCGATGTGATCAAGGTGGCAGATCATATCGTGGACGTGGGTCCGCATGCAGGTCCGAAGGGAGGCGAGATTGTCTTCGAAGGCAGTTATGCAAACTTGCTCAAGGCAAAGACTCTGACGGGCACGCACATGCAGCAATCCGTCCCGATCAAGGATTCGTTCCGCACGCCGACAGGCAAACTGCCGATCAAGAATGCGAAAGTCAATAATTTACAAAATGTCAGTGTGAACATTCCAACTGGCGTGTTGACCGTGGTCACGGGCGTGGCTGGCTCTGGCAAGAGTTCGCTTATCAATGAAGTGTTCCAGCATCAACATCCCGATGCGATCGTGATCGATCAATCGGCTGTGGGAGTCAACAGCCGTTCCAATCCCGCTACATACACAGGTATTCTAGACGATGTCCGTAAAGCGTTCGCATCGGCAAACAAGGTACAAGCTTCGTTGTTTAGTTTTAACTCGAAGGGCGCCTGTGAAAACTGTCAGGGGCTGGGCGTGATCTATACCGAGTTGTCATTTTTCGATAGCGTGAAATCGCCCTGTGAAGTGTGCGAAGGCAGGCGCTTCAAAGACGAAGTGTTGGAATATAAACTGAACGGAAAAAATATTTCAGAAGTCTTATCCATGAATGTTCAGCAAGCGTTGGAGTATTTCGAGCTTCCAGAAGTAAAGAAAAAATTACAAGCCATGAGCGATGTGGGCTTGGATTATCTCGGACTTGGTCAACCCTTGAGCACACTTTCGGGCGGTGAATGTCAACGCATCAAACTCGCCAGCGAACTGCATAAGCAGGGCAGTATCTACATCATGGACGAACCGACTACGGGTTTGCACATGTCTGATATTGGTCACTTGATGGAAGTGATCAACCGCCTCGTGGATTCAGGCAATACCGTTGTTGTTATCGAACACAATTTACATGTCATCAAAAATGCAGATTGGATCATTGACATGGGGCCCGAAGGTGGCCACAAAGGCGGGCAGGTCATGTTCGAAGGTACACCCAAGGAGTTATTGAAAGCAAAGCAATCGCTTACCAGTGCGTATTTGAAAAACTAAGTACACACCTTACAGAAATTCATTGTAGGGGCGACCCGTCAGGATCTGACTTTTATCTAGTCAAGAAGAAAGGGTCGTCCCTACTGCAAGTATTATTTTAAAAATATTTCGACCTTTAGAGAATTTGGAGACTTTAATATGACGACACAAACAATCCTTCCCCCTTCTATTTCAGAATTGAGAGCCTTGTTCAACGGCAAAGTCATCGCCCCCGATGACTCACGTTATGAAGAAGCACGAACTCCCTTTTATGGGGGCGTGGATAAACATCCCGCCGCCATCGTCCGCGTAGCAGATGCGGGTGATGTTTCGCGCCTTGTTTCGTTGGCGCGTGAACACAGCTTTGAACTCGCTGTTCGCAGTGGCGGTCATAGCGGAGCAGGTCACAGCACGAGTGAAGGCGGCATTGTGCTTGATCTTTCTGCGATGAAAAAATTGGAGATCGATCACGAAACTCAAACCGCTTGGGTTGAAACAGGCATGACCGCTGGCGAATATACCGCTGCTGTCGGCGCACATGGATTTGTCACTGGCTTTGGTGATGCGGGTTCGGTCGGTCTTGGCGGCATCACGCTCGGTGGCGGCGTTGGGTATCTTGTCCGCAAATATGGCTTGACCATCGATAACCTGCTCGCCGCGGAAGTTGTTACTGCCGATGGTCAATTACTTCACGTTGACGAAACTTCTCACGCCGATCTCTTCTGGGCGATCCGCGGTGGAGGCGGTAACTTCGGCGTAGCGACGCGCTTCAAGTTCAAGCTTCATAAATTGGATCAAGGCTACGGTGGGATGTTAGTTCTGCCAGCCACAGCGGACGCTATCGCTTCTTTCTTAGCCGAAGCTGATTCAGCTCCCGACGAACTTTCCGCCATCCTGAATGTGATGCCCGCACCGCCCATGCCTTTCCTTCCACAAGAATTACATGGTAAGCTGATTTTATTGGC
Proteins encoded in this window:
- a CDS encoding DUF1801 domain-containing protein; the protein is MSPKKDTKKSATTSKKYAGLSAEEIAAMKETLKERKAAASKEESEKIALAAISAMKEPDRSMAKRIHEIIKENAPVLSAKTWYGMPAYANNEGKIVCFFQTAQKFNYRYATLGFQDVANIDEGDMWPVAFALKGLNAADEKKIIALVKKAIS
- a CDS encoding pyridoxamine 5'-phosphate oxidase family protein; the encoded protein is MSWETLEKQDPELAAFGSERLNGKVAYLATIRKDGAPRVHPMTPIIGEGHLFVFMEPTSPKGRDLQRDGRYAIHCAVNDTSGASGEFIITGQARMIDAPELRTLAVRFASYTPADRYILFEFEVDGAVSTIYPGDQPVRRIWKRDN
- a CDS encoding DUF1905 domain-containing protein, whose product is MSIIRFESKPLKIGDWTILRLPESASAKLPSRGMTLVEGTINGFRSKIVLEPDGKGSHWFSVASALRDVGIDASDTVTIVVEPSKEWPEPDVPADLSKALKSDPQAKALWGKLTPMARWDWLRWIRATNNRETRSRHIEVALSKLKAGERRPCCFNRNLCTEPEVSKNGVLIEPTQRTK
- a CDS encoding excinuclease ABC subunit UvrA, with the translated sequence MPQEYIEIHGACENNLKNVSLRIPKRKITIFTGVSGSGKSSIVFDTIATESQRLLNENFSMFVRNFLPKYSQPEADSIENLSMSIVVDQKRMGGGSHSTVGTITDINTILRMMFSRIGQPHVGPTNVFGFNDPQGMCPNCNGLGRKLDVDMDKFLDKSKSLNEGAILFPEYNVDSWGWSNVINTGLFDPDKKISKYSQKELHDLLYSEPIKVKTKMGAKDFNITYEGIINRFTNKYIKQDLKTKSERTQKSVEPFMTMGPCSECNGARLNKTILSCKINGYSIADLTSMEIPELIEVVKKIKVPAAEPIVKALVERLQNLVDIGLEYLSLDRETDTLSGGESQRVKVVKHLGSSLSDVIYIFDEPSVGLHPRDVHRMNELLQKLRDKGNTVIVVEHDPDVIKVADHIVDVGPHAGPKGGEIVFEGSYANLLKAKTLTGTHMQQSVPIKDSFRTPTGKLPIKNAKVNNLQNVSVNIPTGVLTVVTGVAGSGKSSLINEVFQHQHPDAIVIDQSAVGVNSRSNPATYTGILDDVRKAFASANKVQASLFSFNSKGACENCQGLGVIYTELSFFDSVKSPCEVCEGRRFKDEVLEYKLNGKNISEVLSMNVQQALEYFELPEVKKKLQAMSDVGLDYLGLGQPLSTLSGGECQRIKLASELHKQGSIYIMDEPTTGLHMSDIGHLMEVINRLVDSGNTVVVIEHNLHVIKNADWIIDMGPEGGHKGGQVMFEGTPKELLKAKQSLTSAYLKN
- a CDS encoding FAD-binding oxidoreductase; this encodes MTTQTILPPSISELRALFNGKVIAPDDSRYEEARTPFYGGVDKHPAAIVRVADAGDVSRLVSLAREHSFELAVRSGGHSGAGHSTSEGGIVLDLSAMKKLEIDHETQTAWVETGMTAGEYTAAVGAHGFVTGFGDAGSVGLGGITLGGGVGYLVRKYGLTIDNLLAAEVVTADGQLLHVDETSHADLFWAIRGGGGNFGVATRFKFKLHKLDQGYGGMLVLPATADAIASFLAEADSAPDELSAILNVMPAPPMPFLPQELHGKLILLAMMFYAGDATTGEQVISKFRVIATPHADMLHPMAYTEMFPPEQGGYHPVAVSTTMFLDHVDSSVAQFMLDTLAKSTAMMAVTQLRVLGGAMGRVPADATAFAHRESKIMANLAALYGNPDEKEQHEAWVTKYEKKLRQSDKGAYVNFLGAVDQKRVRAAYPGDTWKRLGQIKKKYDPTNLFHLNQNIIPK